TCACCCTTATCAAAGATGCCCATACTACTGAAACGCTGGAACTTAATAATGACATCAGAATCGAAGCGGAAAATATTATCCGTGAACTCAACATTGCCATGACCTGGCTTAGCTATCCGGGTCGTACAAACGGCACAGCATCGGCTGAGGATATTGATTTTGCTGTCTTAGGCGAATTCCGAGAAATAATCGAGTGAAATTCGATGTATTTCGGAATTCGCTTGAGGCATTTTCGGATTGAAGGCTTATTTTTTATTCCGAAAATGCCTTCAGTGGTGTTCGTTAGGCAAAACCAGGCATTGCGCCAAAGTTATTGCGGCGAATCCTAAGGGTTCGTTTGCAATTAACTTTGGAGTTTCCAGATTGGACCAATCTCCAAGATTGGTCCAATCTCACCAGGTTAAAAACATATGAACCCTAAAGAGGATTCAACTGTTAATGTGTTACAACGGCCGTTAACGCATCTACAAATTCCAGCCCAATAAATTGAACAAAGTCGCGGATTAGGTTGCACAATCCCAGCAAACATGAGAATAACGCTTTAATCGCGTAGACGACCCTCGGCAACAACTTCAAGAAAAAGACAAGGAAACATTATGCCAGAACCAGATAAAACACGTATCCGCGCCTTTGAGGACGGGCCTGCATTTTGGCAATGGCTGGCGCAAAATCATGATTCCGAGCCAGAGCTATGGCTCAAGATTTACAAAAAAGGCTCCGGTCAAAAAACGATTGATTGGGAAGGGGCTGTCATAGAAGCCCTTTGTTGGGGCTGGATTGATGGCGTCAAAAAGCCATTGGACGATCAGGCTTATTTGCAGCGATTTACGTCGCGCCGTCCAGGCAGCAACTGGTCCAAACGGAACCGCGAGCATGTAGAACGCCTTATCGCTGAGGACAGAATGCAGGAGCCGGGCCTCATTCACGTGCGGGCTGCC
Above is a genomic segment from Candidatus Leptovillus gracilis containing:
- a CDS encoding YdeI/OmpD-associated family protein; translation: MPEPDKTRIRAFEDGPAFWQWLAQNHDSEPELWLKIYKKGSGQKTIDWEGAVIEALCWGWIDGVKKPLDDQAYLQRFTSRRPGSNWSKRNREHVERLIAEDRMQEPGLIHVRAAQADGRWQSAYAPASEMTMPEDFMAALAERPSAKAFFETLNRQNRYAIAYRLQTAKKPETRQKRFDSFLAMLEKEEKLY